One Alcaligenes ammonioxydans DNA segment encodes these proteins:
- a CDS encoding arginase family protein, with translation MDISLLCSQGRVADRTDNTLAGSRYTAQHLAALLGKKEITVGQLSPAEKDKWPESLDKARPHLEKMAAALSQELSKNKRVILTTSTCPTSLATIPEVVKKYPDIKLLWFDGHGDFNTPTSSDSGYLGGMVVSAVCGVWDAELDATIPPENVIIVGAHDIDAAEQILLEQHRVRVIPPAHVKPETILPLIGDSPIWIHVDWDVLEPGNVPAEYKVKGGITLEQLRAIFRALPIDQVKGLELAEFSAQDDDNQPWLNNIETLVTDLLN, from the coding sequence ATGGATATCAGCTTGTTATGCTCGCAAGGCCGTGTTGCGGACCGCACTGACAATACCTTGGCAGGCTCCCGCTATACAGCACAGCATCTTGCGGCCTTACTGGGCAAAAAAGAAATTACAGTCGGTCAGCTCAGCCCGGCTGAAAAAGACAAATGGCCCGAAAGTCTGGATAAAGCCCGTCCACACTTGGAAAAAATGGCCGCTGCCCTCAGCCAGGAGCTCAGCAAGAACAAGCGGGTCATCCTGACCACCAGCACCTGTCCCACCAGCCTGGCCACCATTCCTGAAGTCGTAAAAAAATATCCTGATATCAAGCTGCTTTGGTTTGATGGCCACGGCGACTTCAACACCCCTACCAGCAGCGATTCGGGATATCTGGGTGGCATGGTGGTCAGCGCCGTCTGTGGAGTCTGGGACGCCGAGCTGGATGCCACCATCCCTCCCGAGAACGTGATTATCGTCGGCGCCCATGATATCGACGCTGCCGAGCAGATCCTGCTGGAGCAGCACCGCGTTCGCGTCATCCCACCCGCCCACGTAAAGCCCGAGACGATTCTTCCGCTGATTGGGGACTCGCCAATCTGGATTCACGTGGATTGGGATGTGCTGGAACCCGGCAACGTGCCCGCCGAATACAAAGTCAAGGGTGGAATCACCCTGGAGCAATTGCGCGCCATTTTCCGTGCCCTGCCGATTGATCAGGTCAAAGGTCTGGAGCTGGCCGAGTTCAGCGCGCAGGACGACGACAACCAGCCGTGGCTAAACAATATTGAAACCCTCGTCACTGACTTACTGAACTAG
- a CDS encoding YqcI/YcgG family protein, giving the protein MLISQQDLHEKLPSMQAWENTAWNEIEQKIQNPDFPCIFSLKAWKIQSLYLVFCHKGSPGNEYEDFIQGLKSYSEFIITTPESERLFNPLLVVFSPDFHDGHSLLAHGWEALNHAHRHDPSPWPDSVSRNPDDASWSFCFCGIEYFINMSSPEHIQLQNRNLGSHLVFVINARRNFDLVANGQTPDGQATRTRIRDRVADYNQGFRPVELGSYGTVENLEWKQYQLSEPQVPRPAICPFTQKKTGENFA; this is encoded by the coding sequence ATGTTGATTTCACAGCAGGATCTGCACGAGAAGCTGCCGTCAATGCAGGCGTGGGAAAACACAGCATGGAATGAAATCGAGCAAAAAATACAAAATCCCGATTTCCCCTGCATCTTCAGTCTGAAAGCATGGAAAATCCAGTCCCTCTATCTGGTGTTCTGTCATAAAGGATCACCCGGCAACGAGTATGAGGATTTTATTCAGGGCCTGAAGTCGTATTCCGAGTTCATCATCACCACCCCTGAAAGCGAGCGGCTGTTCAATCCCTTGCTCGTGGTTTTCTCGCCGGATTTTCACGATGGCCACAGCCTGCTGGCCCATGGTTGGGAAGCACTCAATCACGCGCATCGCCATGATCCCTCCCCTTGGCCGGACAGCGTCTCTCGCAACCCCGATGACGCCAGCTGGAGCTTTTGTTTCTGCGGGATTGAATACTTTATCAATATGAGCTCTCCGGAGCACATTCAACTGCAAAACCGAAACCTGGGCTCTCATCTTGTATTCGTGATCAATGCACGCCGAAACTTTGATCTGGTTGCCAATGGGCAAACACCCGATGGCCAAGCCACCCGTACACGGATCAGGGACCGGGTCGCCGACTACAACCAGGGTTTCAGACCGGTGGAACTCGGTTCCTACGGCACCGTCGAGAATCTGGAGTGGAAACAATACCAACTTTCAGAACCGCAGGTACCGCGTCCGGCCATCTGCCCTTTCACACAGAAAAAAACGGGAGAAAATTTTGCCTAA
- a CDS encoding acyl-CoA synthetase: MVSIYDQDLPQTDANYRVLSPLDFIERSAFVYPDYPALVYGPAQDGIKMSWSQLYARTRQLGSALSKAGIGKGDTVAVMLPNTPPMVQAHFGVPMCGAVLNTLNTRLDASTIAYMLDHGEARAVLVDSEFAAVMKEALSLRESKAPILVIDVVDPYFDQGAEGIGSQTYEAFVDGGDPDYDWQLPANEWDAIALNYTSGTTGKPKGVVYHHRGAYLGALSNVLEWDMPKHAVYLWTLPMFHCNGWTFPWVIAARAGVNVCLRKVEAQAMVDNMVDYGVTHYCGAPIVHSLLVNADETLKSRLPKGVSAMVAGAAPPATMIEGMERMGFALTHVYGLTETYGPASVCAQHAPWNELGIQERAQRNARQGVRYHLQGAVKVLDPQTMQPVPADGQTMGEIMFRGNITMKGYLKNPEATQESLGAGWFHTGDLAVCEPDGYVRIKDRSKDIIISGGENISSIEIEDVMYRHPAVQAAAVVAQPDERWGEAPHVYVELRPGAQVTVEELRAHCRQHLAGFKIPRYFSFMELPKTATGKIQKFALRQQAKQVASD; encoded by the coding sequence GTGGTGAGTATTTACGATCAGGATTTGCCCCAGACAGACGCCAACTATCGTGTTTTGTCGCCGCTGGATTTCATCGAGCGCAGTGCTTTTGTCTACCCTGACTACCCGGCTCTGGTTTACGGGCCCGCCCAAGACGGTATCAAGATGAGCTGGTCGCAACTGTATGCCCGCACCCGTCAGTTGGGCAGCGCGTTGTCCAAGGCCGGCATCGGCAAGGGCGATACCGTGGCCGTGATGCTTCCCAACACGCCTCCCATGGTGCAGGCACATTTCGGCGTACCCATGTGTGGTGCCGTTTTGAATACGCTCAATACCCGTCTGGATGCCAGTACCATCGCCTATATGCTCGATCATGGTGAAGCACGGGCCGTGCTGGTCGACAGCGAGTTTGCCGCCGTCATGAAGGAAGCCTTGAGCCTGCGTGAGAGCAAAGCGCCCATCCTGGTCATTGATGTGGTGGACCCCTATTTCGACCAAGGGGCCGAAGGGATCGGTTCGCAAACTTATGAAGCGTTTGTGGATGGTGGAGATCCAGATTACGATTGGCAACTGCCGGCCAACGAGTGGGACGCGATTGCCCTGAATTACACCAGTGGCACAACGGGCAAGCCAAAAGGCGTGGTCTATCATCATCGGGGGGCGTATCTGGGGGCGCTGTCCAACGTGCTGGAGTGGGACATGCCCAAGCATGCCGTTTACTTGTGGACCTTGCCCATGTTCCATTGCAATGGCTGGACTTTCCCTTGGGTGATCGCGGCTCGTGCCGGTGTGAATGTCTGTTTGCGTAAAGTGGAAGCGCAGGCCATGGTCGACAATATGGTCGATTACGGTGTTACCCATTACTGTGGCGCGCCCATCGTGCACTCCTTGCTGGTCAATGCCGATGAAACCCTGAAGTCTCGTTTGCCCAAAGGCGTGTCCGCCATGGTGGCGGGTGCGGCTCCACCGGCCACCATGATCGAGGGCATGGAGCGCATGGGTTTTGCGCTGACCCATGTGTATGGGCTGACCGAAACCTACGGTCCGGCGTCCGTCTGTGCGCAGCACGCTCCCTGGAATGAGCTGGGCATCCAGGAGCGCGCGCAGCGCAACGCCCGACAGGGGGTGCGTTATCACCTGCAAGGGGCGGTCAAGGTTCTGGACCCGCAAACCATGCAGCCGGTTCCGGCAGACGGTCAGACCATGGGTGAGATCATGTTCCGCGGCAATATCACCATGAAGGGGTATCTGAAAAACCCCGAGGCTACCCAGGAATCCCTGGGAGCGGGGTGGTTTCATACCGGCGATCTGGCGGTGTGTGAACCCGATGGCTATGTGCGCATCAAGGATCGTAGCAAGGACATCATCATTTCCGGGGGCGAGAATATTTCCTCTATTGAAATTGAGGATGTCATGTACCGGCATCCGGCGGTGCAGGCGGCGGCCGTCGTTGCCCAGCCCGACGAGCGCTGGGGCGAAGCGCCGCATGTCTATGTCGAACTGCGCCCTGGCGCCCAGGTCACGGTCGAGGAGTTGCGCGCGCATTGCCGGCAACACCTGGCTGGCTTTAAAATACCGCGATATTTCAGTTTTATGGAATTGCCCAAAACGGCAACCGGTAAAATACAGAAATTCGCGCTGCGTCAGCAGGCCAAGCAAGTCGCTTCGGACTGA
- the cysK gene encoding cysteine synthase A encodes MTIHHSILDTIGNTPIVKLNNTAPEGVELFVKLESFNPGGSVKDRLALSVILDAEAKGELKPGDTIIECTSGNVGIALAMVAAARCYKFIAVMGDNYSMERRKLIRALGGEVILIPGHLGSSGGNKIADELARENGWFRPRQFENPANPSYHRMTTASEILSNFAGKRLDYLVTGFGTSGTLTGVGQMLKLARPDINIVVAEPENAQILAKGHWEVHQIQGWTPDFVPSLLDRDVIDSLVTITGQQALETARLMAAKEGILVGISAGATIATAMRLAQSAAPGSVILAMAPDTGERYLSTELFNELGQLETDPGIRYWESALQTLENSEA; translated from the coding sequence ATGACAATCCATCATTCCATTCTGGACACGATCGGCAACACGCCCATCGTCAAACTCAACAACACCGCCCCCGAAGGGGTTGAGCTTTTCGTCAAACTCGAATCGTTCAACCCGGGTGGGTCGGTGAAGGACCGGCTGGCCCTGTCGGTCATCCTGGACGCGGAGGCCAAGGGTGAGCTCAAGCCCGGAGACACCATCATCGAATGCACCTCGGGCAATGTCGGGATCGCGCTTGCCATGGTGGCCGCCGCACGCTGCTACAAGTTCATCGCCGTCATGGGGGATAACTATTCAATGGAACGCCGCAAACTGATTCGGGCGCTGGGCGGCGAGGTCATTCTGATTCCGGGGCATCTGGGCAGCAGCGGCGGCAATAAAATCGCGGATGAGCTGGCCCGAGAAAATGGCTGGTTCCGGCCCCGGCAATTTGAAAACCCAGCCAATCCCAGTTATCACCGCATGACGACCGCCTCCGAGATTCTCAGTAACTTCGCCGGCAAACGACTGGACTATCTGGTGACGGGTTTTGGAACCAGCGGAACGCTGACCGGCGTGGGGCAAATGCTGAAGCTGGCTCGACCAGACATCAACATTGTCGTGGCCGAGCCCGAGAACGCCCAGATCCTGGCTAAAGGTCACTGGGAAGTCCATCAGATCCAGGGCTGGACGCCGGATTTTGTCCCCAGCTTGCTCGATCGCGATGTCATCGATTCGCTGGTAACGATCACTGGGCAACAAGCTCTGGAAACCGCCCGGCTCATGGCCGCCAAGGAAGGAATTCTGGTGGGCATTTCGGCGGGCGCCACCATTGCGACAGCAATGCGACTGGCTCAATCTGCGGCACCTGGCAGTGTCATCCTGGCTATGGCTCCCGATACCGGCGAGCGCTATCTCAGCACCGAACTGTTCAATGAGCTGGGTCAGCTGGAAACCGACCCTGGCATCCGATACTGGGAATCGGCCCTGCAAACCCTTGAAAACAGCGAGGCCTGA
- the tadA gene encoding tRNA adenosine(34) deaminase TadA, translated as MPTSLPPQTQSEVLSDAQAMALALEQARQAASLGEVPVGAVLLDADGRLLSVGANRTVCDHDPTQHAEIVALRAATRKVGNYRLPGASLFVTLEPCMMCLGALMHARLSRVVWAAADPKTGVCGSVESLHLHPTLNHHTRVTGGLMADEAAQALRDFFRQRRELKKLQKQGQQGQSLVDGAP; from the coding sequence ATGCCAACTAGCTTACCACCGCAAACGCAGAGTGAGGTTTTGAGTGATGCCCAGGCCATGGCTTTGGCCCTGGAGCAGGCGCGGCAGGCAGCGAGCCTGGGAGAGGTGCCGGTCGGTGCAGTCTTGCTGGATGCAGACGGCAGACTTTTGTCCGTGGGTGCCAATCGCACTGTCTGCGATCATGATCCCACCCAGCATGCCGAGATCGTGGCTCTGCGGGCGGCAACGCGTAAAGTGGGTAATTACCGCCTGCCCGGAGCGAGCTTGTTCGTGACCCTGGAACCTTGCATGATGTGCCTGGGCGCTTTGATGCATGCGCGCCTGTCACGGGTGGTGTGGGCGGCGGCTGATCCCAAGACCGGGGTGTGCGGCAGCGTGGAGTCCTTGCATTTGCATCCCACGCTTAATCATCACACCCGGGTGACAGGTGGGCTGATGGCCGACGAGGCCGCTCAGGCTTTGCGCGACTTCTTTCGCCAACGGCGCGAGCTAAAGAAGTTGCAAAAGCAGGGTCAGCAAGGCCAATCCTTGGTGGATGGCGCACCGTAG
- a CDS encoding LD-carboxypeptidase, with the protein MSSPEHDPHHHHHEHGQCQCGQPDSSGIYLFSPSGHLMEPQRLELASQRLKQQGFAVDIDPDALAVHERFAGTDAQRLAAVQRSLQQPQPIVMATRGGYGLSRILGQIDWRAVADSGKRFVGMSDFTAFNLALLAQTGAISYTGPTAIADFGGEETDELTTELFGELMRGELELFSFESEDSDAVDGHGVLWGGNLALVCSLLGTPYFPQVDGGILFLEDVGEAPYRVERMLTQLWHAGVLNRQMAVVLGRFTAYKTGASDNGFEMESVVRWLRETVKVPVVTGLPYGHVEVKVSLPIGQEVGLATEDGMAYLVLDEHEH; encoded by the coding sequence ATGAGCAGCCCCGAGCACGACCCTCACCATCATCACCACGAGCATGGCCAATGCCAGTGTGGGCAGCCGGACAGCTCGGGCATCTACCTGTTTTCGCCCTCTGGGCACCTCATGGAACCCCAACGGCTGGAGCTGGCCAGTCAACGACTGAAGCAACAGGGTTTTGCCGTGGATATCGACCCCGATGCCCTGGCCGTCCACGAACGCTTTGCCGGCACGGACGCTCAGCGTCTGGCCGCCGTGCAGCGCTCCTTGCAGCAGCCTCAGCCCATTGTGATGGCCACGCGAGGTGGCTACGGCCTGAGCCGCATATTGGGTCAGATCGATTGGCGTGCGGTGGCCGATAGTGGCAAGCGTTTTGTGGGCATGTCGGATTTCACGGCCTTCAATTTAGCGCTGCTTGCCCAGACCGGCGCCATCAGCTACACCGGGCCTACTGCGATTGCGGATTTTGGCGGAGAGGAAACGGATGAACTGACCACCGAGCTCTTTGGTGAGTTGATGCGTGGCGAGTTGGAGTTGTTCAGTTTTGAGTCCGAGGATTCGGATGCGGTCGACGGTCACGGTGTGCTGTGGGGCGGCAATCTGGCCCTGGTTTGCTCCTTGCTGGGCACCCCGTATTTCCCGCAGGTGGATGGCGGAATCCTGTTTCTCGAAGATGTGGGCGAAGCTCCGTACCGGGTCGAGCGCATGTTGACACAGCTTTGGCATGCCGGCGTGCTGAACCGTCAAATGGCGGTGGTGTTGGGTCGTTTCACTGCCTACAAGACAGGAGCTTCGGATAACGGCTTCGAGATGGAGTCGGTGGTGCGCTGGTTGCGTGAAACCGTCAAGGTTCCGGTCGTAACGGGGCTACCTTATGGCCATGTGGAGGTCAAGGTTAGTCTGCCTATTGGGCAGGAAGTGGGTCTGGCCACCGAGGATGGCATGGCTTATCTGGTCCTGGATGAGCACGAGCACTAA
- a CDS encoding GNAT family N-acetyltransferase, with amino-acid sequence MTLQIELMRLHDLDQVLDVQADVYDTDILEDRHFYQNRLDLSPESCWVARDRDGQLQGYLVSYPWAGLLPPSLGDTLEELPSLADQWFIHDCAVRRHGQGRGIAGALLRTGRQYARQRGLRRGSLVSLGPSVDYWLKRGYQPVQGMEPAVLENKLRQYGQQARFMHCLLPLD; translated from the coding sequence ATGACCTTACAGATTGAGTTAATGCGTTTGCACGACCTGGACCAGGTGCTGGACGTTCAGGCCGATGTGTATGACACAGATATTCTGGAAGACCGCCACTTTTATCAGAACCGTCTGGATCTGTCCCCCGAGAGCTGTTGGGTAGCACGTGACCGGGACGGTCAATTGCAGGGGTATCTGGTGTCTTATCCCTGGGCAGGGCTGTTACCTCCCTCGCTGGGAGACACGCTTGAAGAGTTGCCTTCGCTGGCCGATCAATGGTTCATTCACGATTGTGCCGTGCGACGCCATGGACAGGGCCGTGGCATTGCAGGGGCGCTGCTGCGTACCGGCCGGCAGTATGCGCGGCAACGGGGGTTGCGTCGGGGTAGTTTGGTGTCGTTGGGGCCGTCGGTCGACTATTGGCTCAAACGGGGGTATCAGCCTGTACAGGGCATGGAGCCCGCGGTCCTGGAAAACAAGCTGCGGCAATATGGGCAGCAAGCACGCTTTATGCATTGCTTGCTGCCTTTGGACTGA
- a CDS encoding DMT family transporter: MPNNDKNKGLIELLLAMIMMGTVGLFVIESGQNAYNVVFYRCLLGSVFLLIYCLASKKFSDSQLTARNLMLIIASGIFLVFNWALLFESFKVASISTSTTIYHTQPFFFLIIWSVIFKEKTEKSKLFWMLIAFVGVALVADLAQTYDSLSFAQLWGTLLALSAAVLWALSAVLVKFLSQISPFIVTLIQLVVGIFVLFPFAELQTVGTITPTQWACLVTLGLVHTCLTYVLMYSSYKKLPASTIAIMTFIYPAVAIFIDYQFYDQSLNGFQIAGIFMIFLSSYASTQNLKFPFKLFSRQETQ; the protein is encoded by the coding sequence TTGCCTAACAATGACAAAAACAAAGGCCTGATAGAGCTCTTGCTCGCCATGATCATGATGGGCACAGTGGGCCTGTTCGTTATCGAATCGGGTCAAAATGCCTACAACGTCGTCTTTTATCGATGCCTGCTGGGCTCGGTTTTTCTGCTGATCTACTGCCTGGCGAGCAAGAAATTCAGCGATAGCCAGCTTACGGCCCGAAACCTGATGCTCATTATTGCCAGCGGCATATTCCTGGTCTTTAACTGGGCTTTGCTGTTCGAGTCCTTCAAGGTCGCCTCCATTTCGACCTCCACCACGATCTACCACACCCAGCCCTTTTTCTTTTTGATCATCTGGTCGGTCATCTTCAAGGAAAAGACCGAAAAATCCAAACTGTTCTGGATGCTTATTGCGTTTGTAGGGGTAGCGCTGGTCGCCGATCTTGCCCAGACCTACGACTCGCTGTCCTTCGCCCAACTATGGGGAACACTGCTGGCTCTTTCCGCTGCCGTGTTATGGGCCTTGTCCGCCGTCCTCGTCAAGTTCCTGTCTCAGATTTCGCCGTTTATCGTCACCCTGATACAGCTGGTGGTAGGAATTTTCGTGCTTTTCCCCTTTGCCGAACTACAGACTGTGGGAACGATCACCCCGACTCAATGGGCCTGTCTGGTCACGCTCGGCCTGGTGCACACCTGCTTGACCTATGTCTTGATGTACTCGTCCTATAAAAAACTGCCGGCCAGCACCATTGCCATCATGACGTTCATCTACCCGGCCGTCGCCATCTTCATTGACTATCAGTTCTACGATCAAAGCCTGAACGGTTTCCAAATTGCCGGGATTTTCATGATTTTCCTGAGCAGCTATGCCTCCACGCAGAATTTGAAGTTCCCCTTCAAATTATTCAGCCGTCAAGAAACACAATAA
- a CDS encoding YajQ family cyclic di-GMP-binding protein — MPSFDVVSEVNTHELRNAVEQASRELATRFDFKGTDAKFELEDETTILQSAPSVFQLEQMMQILRGRIAARGIDVRCLETEKVLENVAGARQKVKVRQGLDQPTSKKLIAAIKNAKLKVETQIQGEKLRVTGKKRDDLQAAIALLKQTDVELPLQYDNFRD; from the coding sequence ATGCCATCTTTTGACGTTGTATCCGAGGTCAACACGCACGAGCTGCGTAACGCAGTCGAACAGGCCAGCCGCGAGCTGGCCACCCGTTTTGACTTCAAAGGTACGGATGCCAAATTTGAACTTGAGGATGAAACCACGATTTTGCAGTCGGCTCCCAGCGTTTTTCAGCTCGAGCAGATGATGCAGATTCTGCGTGGCCGTATTGCCGCCCGTGGCATTGATGTGCGCTGTCTGGAAACCGAGAAGGTGCTGGAGAATGTGGCAGGTGCGCGTCAGAAAGTGAAGGTGCGTCAGGGGTTGGATCAGCCTACGTCCAAGAAGCTGATTGCCGCCATCAAGAATGCCAAACTTAAGGTGGAGACCCAGATTCAAGGCGAGAAGCTGCGCGTTACCGGCAAAAAGCGTGATGATTTGCAGGCGGCCATCGCTTTGTTGAAGCAGACCGATGTGGAACTGCCCTTGCAGTACGATAACTTCCGCGATTAA
- a CDS encoding Zn-dependent hydrolase has protein sequence MSTALSANTETVRINIDRLWDSLEKMAETGPGIAGGCNRQALTDEDDKGRKLFVEWCQQAGLSVTVDQMGTLFASRPGSDPQAAGIYIGSHLDTQPTGGKYDGVLGVLSGLEVVRTLNDHGIRTQRPIVISNWTNEEGSRFAPSMLASAVFAGVYSLEYAHGLKDQAGITLGQELTRLGWLGSEPVGKRTMHAYLEYHIEQGPILEAQHKTVGVVTHCQGQSWLEVTLTGRSAHTGSTPMTMRANAGLAMARIIDAVDHIAMAHQPNAAGSVGQIKVYPNSRNVLPAKVIFTIDIRAADKHKFDRICTLVRDKIREISHAHGVAFSIEKIGHYDPVEFDADMTGIIRQAAEDMNYPHMDITSGAGHDATWIARVAPTAMIFCPCVGGVSHNESEAISPEWAQAGANVLLQTALQLANT, from the coding sequence ATGAGCACCGCCTTGAGCGCCAACACTGAAACAGTCCGCATCAATATTGACAGACTGTGGGACTCACTGGAAAAAATGGCCGAAACCGGCCCAGGCATTGCTGGAGGCTGCAATCGACAAGCCCTGACCGACGAAGACGATAAAGGACGCAAGCTGTTCGTAGAGTGGTGTCAACAGGCCGGTCTGTCCGTTACGGTCGATCAAATGGGTACCCTCTTTGCGAGTCGGCCCGGCAGCGACCCGCAGGCAGCTGGCATCTATATTGGTTCTCATCTGGATACCCAACCGACGGGCGGGAAATACGATGGCGTCCTGGGCGTATTAAGCGGTCTGGAAGTAGTACGCACCCTTAATGATCATGGCATCCGTACTCAACGCCCGATCGTCATCAGCAACTGGACCAACGAGGAAGGCTCCCGCTTCGCCCCCTCCATGCTCGCCTCAGCCGTCTTTGCAGGGGTCTATTCCTTGGAGTATGCACATGGCCTGAAAGACCAGGCGGGCATCACGCTTGGCCAGGAACTGACGCGTCTGGGCTGGCTAGGGTCAGAACCTGTGGGCAAACGCACGATGCACGCCTATCTGGAATACCACATCGAGCAGGGCCCCATTCTGGAGGCTCAGCACAAAACGGTGGGGGTGGTCACGCACTGTCAGGGCCAATCCTGGCTGGAGGTGACCTTGACGGGACGTTCAGCTCACACCGGCTCCACTCCCATGACCATGCGCGCTAACGCCGGTTTGGCGATGGCACGCATTATCGATGCGGTCGACCACATTGCCATGGCCCATCAGCCCAATGCAGCCGGCTCCGTGGGGCAGATCAAGGTCTATCCCAACTCCCGCAACGTTCTGCCCGCCAAAGTCATCTTCACCATCGATATACGGGCGGCAGACAAACATAAATTCGACCGGATCTGCACTTTGGTCAGGGACAAAATCCGCGAGATCAGTCATGCCCATGGCGTGGCCTTCTCCATTGAAAAAATAGGCCACTACGATCCTGTCGAATTTGATGCTGACATGACGGGAATCATTCGCCAGGCTGCTGAGGACATGAACTATCCACACATGGATATCACGTCGGGCGCCGGACACGACGCCACCTGGATTGCCCGTGTGGCGCCCACCGCCATGATCTTTTGTCCTTGTGTCGGCGGCGTCTCCCATAACGAATCGGAAGCGATTTCCCCGGAATGGGCGCAGGCGGGAGCCAATGTCTTGCTGCAAACCGCCCTGCAACTGGCCAATACCTAA
- a CDS encoding ABC transporter permease, translating to MNWYAILAIYRYEMSRTRRTLLQSIVAPVISTALYFVVFGAAIGHRINEIGGISYGAFIVPGLTMLSVLTHSVSNAAFGIYFPRFTRNIYEILSAPISHFEITLAFVGAAATKSLFLAAIILITARLFVPYEIAHPVWMLAFLVLTALTFSLLGFIIGIWADNFEKLQFVPMLILTPLTFLGGTFYAIDMLPPFWQKLTLLNPVLYLISGFRWSFFGLADVNVWLSLGMTLLFLSLFLGVAAWIFKTGYRLRP from the coding sequence ATGAACTGGTACGCCATCCTGGCCATTTATCGCTACGAAATGTCACGCACCCGTCGCACCCTGCTGCAAAGCATTGTGGCACCCGTGATCTCGACTGCCTTGTATTTTGTGGTGTTTGGTGCGGCCATTGGCCATCGCATCAATGAGATTGGCGGCATCTCTTATGGCGCATTTATCGTGCCCGGGCTCACCATGCTGTCCGTGCTGACCCACAGCGTCTCGAACGCAGCCTTCGGCATTTACTTTCCGCGCTTTACCCGCAATATTTACGAGATCCTGTCGGCCCCCATCTCCCATTTTGAGATTACCCTGGCCTTTGTCGGCGCTGCGGCCACCAAATCGCTGTTTCTGGCCGCCATCATCCTGATCACCGCGCGGCTCTTCGTCCCTTATGAGATTGCCCATCCGGTCTGGATGCTGGCCTTTCTGGTGCTCACCGCCCTGACCTTCAGCCTGCTGGGCTTTATTATCGGCATATGGGCCGACAACTTTGAAAAGCTGCAATTTGTGCCCATGCTGATCCTGACTCCCCTTACCTTTTTGGGCGGCACCTTCTACGCCATCGACATGCTGCCCCCGTTTTGGCAAAAGCTGACCTTGCTCAACCCGGTCCTGTACCTGATCAGCGGTTTTCGCTGGAGTTTTTTTGGTCTGGCCGACGTCAATGTCTGGCTCAGCCTGGGCATGACACTGCTGTTTTTAAGCCTTTTTCTAGGCGTAGCGGCCTGGATATTCAAGACCGGCTACCGACTCCGCCCCTGA
- a CDS encoding ABC transporter ATP-binding protein, with protein MRNTPDSHAILRVRGLSKQYANGHQALHSLDLDIWRGEIFALLGANGAGKTTLISIICGLVNRSSGTVQVDGADNVSDYKRARQKIGLVPQELSADSFETVWNTVNFSRGLFGKAPDPALIEQILKDLSLWDKKDSPLITLSGGMKRRVLIAKALSHEPEILFLDEPTAGVDVALRQGMWALVKRLRSQGVTIILTTHYIEEAQEMADRIGFINKGSLQLVETKDKLMRRLGGKTLLLNLAEQLVALPASLAGLGLQAAADGMSLLYPLANREQDHDLSALLAAVGQAGLRITDIHTRERSLEDIYVEFVGAQS; from the coding sequence ATGCGCAACACTCCCGATTCTCACGCTATTTTGCGTGTCCGAGGCCTGAGCAAACAATACGCGAACGGGCATCAAGCCCTGCACTCATTGGATCTGGATATCTGGCGAGGTGAGATTTTTGCCTTGCTCGGCGCCAACGGTGCGGGCAAAACCACCCTCATCAGCATTATCTGCGGATTGGTCAATCGCAGCAGCGGCACCGTGCAGGTCGATGGCGCCGACAATGTGAGCGACTACAAACGCGCCCGCCAGAAAATTGGCCTGGTGCCACAAGAGCTTAGCGCGGACTCGTTCGAGACGGTCTGGAATACGGTCAACTTTAGCCGAGGCCTGTTTGGCAAAGCGCCCGATCCGGCTCTGATTGAGCAGATTCTGAAAGACTTGTCCTTGTGGGACAAAAAAGACAGTCCCCTGATTACCTTGTCGGGCGGCATGAAACGGCGCGTCCTGATCGCCAAGGCGCTCTCGCACGAACCTGAAATCCTCTTTCTGGATGAACCCACCGCTGGCGTGGATGTGGCTTTGCGCCAAGGCATGTGGGCCCTGGTCAAACGACTGCGCAGCCAGGGCGTCACCATTATTTTGACTACGCATTACATTGAAGAAGCACAGGAGATGGCCGACCGTATCGGTTTTATCAATAAAGGCTCGCTGCAATTGGTGGAAACCAAAGACAAGTTGATGCGTCGCCTGGGCGGCAAAACACTGCTCCTGAATCTGGCTGAGCAGTTGGTCGCCCTGCCCGCCTCCTTGGCCGGCCTGGGTCTGCAAGCGGCCGCTGATGGCATGAGTTTGTTATACCCCTTGGCCAATCGCGAGCAGGACCATGATTTGAGCGCCCTGTTGGCGGCAGTGGGACAGGCCGGCTTGCGAATTACCGACATCCACACCCGGGAGCGCAGTCTGGAAGATATTTACGTTGAGTTTGTAGGGGCACAGTCATGA